A window from Kovacikia minuta CCNUW1 encodes these proteins:
- the rfbF gene encoding glucose-1-phosphate cytidylyltransferase, whose translation MKVAILAGGLGTRLAEETETKPKPMVEIGGRPILWHIMRHYYHYDFKEFVVALGYKGEVIKKYMVDYCSLSSNLTVSLSSGLVKKHGVYDELDWTIDLIETGTTTNTGGRIKRLAPYIGKETFMLTWGDGVSDINLHDLLEFHRAHGKLATLTAVRPPARFGHLELDGDQIVEFSEKPQTREGWINGAFFVLEPEVFDYIDGDDTQWEKEPLERLAQDGQLMAYRHSSFWQCMDTVRDKKLLETLWQSGNAPWKIWEENNAGIGNGSQGVHRNDSSAFAVSRGA comes from the coding sequence ATGAAAGTCGCAATTCTTGCCGGGGGCCTCGGCACTCGTCTTGCTGAAGAAACAGAAACGAAGCCGAAGCCAATGGTAGAGATCGGGGGACGCCCAATCCTCTGGCATATCATGAGGCATTACTACCACTATGACTTCAAAGAGTTTGTCGTCGCCCTTGGTTACAAAGGCGAAGTCATTAAAAAATACATGGTTGATTACTGTTCATTAAGCAGCAATCTTACCGTTAGTCTAAGCAGCGGACTCGTTAAAAAGCACGGTGTCTATGACGAACTAGACTGGACCATAGACCTGATTGAGACAGGAACCACCACCAATACCGGAGGTCGAATTAAACGCCTCGCCCCCTACATTGGCAAAGAAACCTTCATGTTGACCTGGGGGGATGGTGTATCCGATATCAATCTGCATGATCTACTAGAATTTCATCGCGCCCACGGCAAACTGGCTACTCTAACAGCCGTCCGTCCGCCAGCTCGTTTCGGACACCTGGAGCTTGACGGCGACCAGATTGTAGAGTTTTCAGAAAAGCCTCAAACCCGCGAAGGGTGGATTAATGGTGCGTTTTTTGTGTTGGAACCTGAAGTGTTCGACTACATTGATGGAGACGATACCCAGTGGGAAAAAGAACCCCTGGAACGCCTTGCCCAAGACGGTCAACTAATGGCTTATAGACACTCATCGTTCTGGCAGTGCATGGATACTGTGCGTGACAAAAAACTGCTGGAAACACTTTGGCAAAGCGGAAATGCACCTTGGAAAATTTGGGAGGAAAATAATGCGGGTATTGGTAACGGGTCACAAGGGGTACATCGGAACGATTCTAGTGCCTTTGCTGTTAGCAGAGGGGCATGA
- a CDS encoding NAD-dependent epimerase/dehydratase family protein: MPLLLAEGHEVVGLDSDLFRGSTFGEGIRDIPELIKDVRDVEVADLEGFDAVMHLAGLSNDPLGNLNPDLTYDINHLASVKLAKVAKEAGVPRYIFSSSCSNYGAGGEDWLTEESAFNPVTPYGMSKVRTEQDVCKLADDNFSPTFLRNATAFGVSPRIRFDLVLNNLVAWAFTTGRVYMKSDGSPWRPIVHIEDISRAFVAVLHAPRELVHNEAFNVGRNEDNYRIRELGDIVEEVVPGCKIEYAQDASPDKRCYRVDCSKIQKVLPEFKPQWNARRGAEELYAAYQKVGITLEDFEGPRYQRISHIKRLMSNQQIDENLRWTQPALVSTVK; this comes from the coding sequence GTGCCTTTGCTGTTAGCAGAGGGGCATGAGGTTGTTGGACTCGATAGTGATCTATTTCGTGGCAGCACTTTTGGAGAAGGAATTCGGGACATCCCAGAACTGATCAAAGATGTCCGGGATGTGGAAGTAGCAGATCTGGAAGGTTTTGATGCGGTCATGCACCTGGCTGGTTTGTCCAATGACCCCCTCGGCAACCTCAATCCAGACCTGACTTACGACATTAACCATCTGGCGTCTGTCAAACTGGCAAAGGTGGCAAAGGAAGCCGGTGTTCCCCGCTATATCTTCTCCTCTTCCTGTAGTAACTACGGTGCAGGTGGAGAAGACTGGCTGACCGAGGAATCTGCGTTTAATCCTGTAACTCCCTACGGAATGTCAAAAGTTCGTACAGAGCAGGATGTTTGCAAACTAGCGGATGACAACTTCAGCCCCACTTTTCTTAGAAATGCCACCGCTTTTGGGGTTTCTCCCCGAATCCGGTTTGACCTGGTTTTGAACAACCTGGTTGCCTGGGCGTTCACCACGGGGCGGGTCTATATGAAGAGTGATGGGTCACCCTGGCGACCGATCGTTCACATTGAGGATATTTCCCGCGCCTTTGTGGCAGTTCTCCATGCTCCGCGTGAGTTGGTCCATAACGAAGCCTTCAATGTCGGACGCAACGAAGACAACTACCGGATTAGGGAACTCGGCGACATCGTTGAGGAAGTAGTTCCGGGTTGCAAGATTGAATATGCCCAGGATGCCAGTCCAGATAAGCGTTGCTACCGAGTTGATTGCAGCAAGATTCAAAAGGTTTTGCCCGAATTCAAACCCCAGTGGAATGCCCGTCGTGGAGCGGAAGAATTATATGCTGCCTACCAAAAGGTGGGCATTACCCTGGAGGACTTTGAAGGACCTCGCTATCAACGCATCAGCCACATCAAACGACTAATGTCAAACCAGCAGATAGACGAAAATCTGCGCTGGACCCAGCCTGCACTTGTGTCCACAGTGAAGTAA